CGGTGCGGCTGATGGCAGCTGCTAAAGCTGAGGTGAAGGAAGATTATGATGACTAACGATAATACAGTGCTAGAATAATAATGATGGACGCAGAAAATGACAACGAGGaaaattaaaattcaaaattattttattagatTATAGATATAATAAAATTACaactattatttattaatttattttgataTTTAGAAGCATTTTTAGCGAAAACAGACTCATATTTTGGCCATCGCgaattattaattaaacaagACCTCAATATATGGATTAAaatagatttttcttttcatatctactgcaaagaaaagagaaacgcTGTTGATGTTGGAAAGGACTGTCACAGTGAATGCGGATttagttttaattattttttttctatatacTGCAAATTAACAAAATGGCATTTGGAAATAAAAAATTGAGCACCTAAAAGTTTTGAGCAATTTTATGTGACTACTCTGAAATCCAAAATTATTAGTAACaaaccattttatttatttaaatattaaaatatttaggttATATTCAACAGCGACCCCTGCGGTCTCAATGCACTGTGGTCACATTGCATGGGGCCTCTAGGGGGCGCAGGAGTATTATCTTAATCATTGTCTTCTTCGTCGGTGCGCTTGCCATGTTTGCGGAAGCTTGACTGCAGCTAGCTCAAGGCTGGTCGTCATTTCTTTGACTGTAGCTTCAAGTTGTGTTTTCTTATAAAAATGAATCTACCAAAGGGACCGGATTCTCTGTGCTTCGATAAGGATGTTTTTATGAAGGTAAGAGTGTGTAAATGCTGGTTAAAGCGTTACGTTGTCAAACTAGCTAGCATTAGGCTAGCTAAATGTCGATAGTGGACGTTCATTCTGATGCTCCTGTGTCAGTAAAGGTTTACCAGTCAGTAGATATGAATGTTTTTACCGAGCCAGCAGAGTAACCTTAAATAACAGGCAACATGCAGGCGTTTCTGCGTGAAACAGTCGACGCCTGAGGATTGCAGTTTGAGCACTTACCtgacactttgttaggtacacctgtccAAGTGCTTGTTAACTcagaaatgtaaatatgtaattagccaatcacatggcagtaaTCCAAAGCGTTTGCTCGTGTGGACGAGGTTTAGACTTGGCTTGTTGAAGTTCAAACCGACCATCAAAAGGAGGGATGAGACTGATCAAAGTGGCTTTAAACGTGGCATTTCCCTGCACGACCCTCTATACGGTTCAGAGAGAATGGTGTAAAAATAGAGAAAATATGCAGtgaacagctgatctctggGTGAAAATTCCTCGTCGATGTCACAGGAGAATGGCTGATAGAGCTGCAAAAGTAACTAAAATAACCAGATGTTACAACCAAactatgcagaagagcatctctgaatgcaccaCACACACCGGTGCCTTTCCTGTTCTTGAAATGAGTGGCATAGCAAGAACAGGAAAGGCACCGATCTTTCCGAATCTATGTTCAGTCTATCACCAGTCAATTAAGGCAGTTCTCAAACCAAAAGGAGGGCCAAGATGTACCTATCAAAGTGACCAGAGTTAATGTGTCGTTGAATGCATGCTGCCTTCTTCCCTTTGTGTCTGCAGGATGACTTTGACGTTGACCAGTTTGTGGCTGAGTGTCGGAAACAGGTCCAGCTGGAAGAACTGAGAGAGGACCTGGAGCTCTACTACAAGCTGTTGAAAACAGCCATGGTGGAGCTCATCAACAAGGACTATGCAGACTTTGTTAACCTCTCTACCAACCTGGTCAGTTGTTATTCATGTTATCTAATGGCAGtaactgtaattttaaatgtgtaAAGTTTAGAAACAGTAGCCAACAGGAGGATGTCCCTTGGTGTAATTTAAAATTTAACATAATTGTAAACTGCCTTGATGAAATGTAGCTAATAAATCAGTCATTATTATTGGTaggtattgttttatttatgtaaataaaCAGAATGTATGTCTTGTCAGTTATTAGATCTACTCAAtgatttaatttgtaaattaaGTGATGGGAAAAATGGCCAAATCTGTAGAACTAATCAAGCAAACCTTTGCTGGTTCAACTTCGAAAATGTGAGCACTTCATACTTTTCTGTTTCAATAAGGAGAGGCCGTTGGGAACAATGATTTAGTAAGAAAGAGAATTGAATTGGCGTTTAGACTCTAGCCCATCATAGCAGAACAAAATCCTAGCAGTGTACAGGACCCTAACTAGAGGAGAAGATGAAGATGGAGGCTTGGATTGGGCTGTAAGTGATCAGTGTGAGATGGCAATGGGGAGAAGGCGGCTGCCTGAAAGGCAGAAAGATAGAAGAGCAGTGAGGTTTAAAGCACATTGAATGGGGACTGATTGGTGTGGAGATAGCAGGCAAGAAAATGATTGGATTAAAGTAATGATGGCTGTACTGAGTTTGACAGCGTATCAGCCTGAACACCCAAGAAAGCAGGCAGATGAGTGATTACGGATCTTACTTATTGAACTTGCATTCAAGTTTTTAACTTTTCATGCTTACTAGACTTCAAAACTTTGAGATGAAACTGTAAAACAAATCTTTCTTGGTGTATCTTTTAATGATTATTTTTAACTGGAAAATGTCAAACTGTATCCATCCTTTGAATTTCTGTGGTGCAGAACTTATCCAGAAAGATGAATACTCATTTGTAGTATGTTCATAAATTATTACACTTGTGGTTTAAAAATGCCAAAAGGTATTCAAGCCACCATTGATCAGTCACAGTCCACACAGCGTTATCGTCACAGGCTAAGTGCGCAAAAGTCTGCTGCGTCACAAAGTTGGCAAATTTTGGCAGAGCCAAACATGGGGTTTTCCACTTATAGTTGAGAGGTTTACCAGATAAGGCCAGTGCACTGTTTATTTGCAGTTTTTGCACCCAAATAATTGTTACTGTTCAGTAAAAAATAATTGTTACTGTTCAGTAAAAAATAATTGTTACTGTTCAGTAAGAATTATTATTTGGATAGTTTTGGGAGATCTTTGCAGAGTTTAAgattataataataaacattacAAATATTGGTTGTTCTTGATTGCATTTGGCCATTTTTGAGTGCAGCTGGGGCTCTTGTGTCCTTCGCTGGCTTTTCCCATGCTGAATCACAAATttgttttggacaaagtttgacTATAAATTGTCAGCTTGTGGCAAGAAATCATAACAGGAATTTCCAtcttttccacttttttttttttttttttttccagagcaATGTATTCCGCAAAATATCTGTGACTTACTGTTATTAACAGTTATGAATCTAGTATTTGGTCTGTTAATATGCTTCTGAACAGTTAAACAAATCCTACAGTTTTAATATTCTTAAATAAAGCCTGGGCCTAATCTGACATCTGCTCCTTCATCTTAGGTTGGGATGGACAAAGCACTCAATCAGCTTTCTGTGCCATTAGGACAGTTACGTGAGGAGGTTATGGTACGTTCTTCTCTGAATAAATATACTTCCGACTGTAATTACTTCCTGCCACTGAGTACTTTTCTCTGGTTGCTATTTGTTGCAGAGTCTGCGGTCCTGTGTTAGTGAGGTGATACAGGCGATAGATAACCAGCTGTTGAAGCACGAGgacctgcagaaaaaaaaggtttggcTCCTCTTTTTATGGTCAGACTTTATGCTTTGACCAAACTGTattttgtgttaattttatgTTAAGCCCATAGCAAGCTCAGTTCTCCCTTTCATTGTCACCATCAATCAGGTGTGTGTGATGAGGCTGATTCAGGTTGTACGATCAGTGGAGAAGATTGAGAAAATCCTTCACTCACAGAGTTCCAAGGAATCCAGCTCTCTGGAGATCAGCAGGTAGAGAGCTGACATGCTAATCTAGTCAATCTGTGTATTAATTGGTAGATTGTTAAATTATATCTGAAATGATTAAGAAAAATTCAAACCAGATCCCAGGCATCACATCAGGAGTTATGTTTTGTTGAGCTTGGTCTTTGCAGGGACATAATGCTATCTTGCGAGTCAGACCATTTTCCATAGatcctctttttttattattattttttttattgtgagggtttttatttttctttattcacaGCCCCTTGTTAGCAGGACAGATCCTAGAAAGGATTGCAACAGAGTTCAACCAGCTGCAGTTCCACGCTGTACAGAGCAAAGGCATGCCCCTGCTGGACAAAGTCAGACCTGTAAGTATTAATGAACCAATCACTTAGGGTGTTTGCGGACCTATAATTCATTTACTCTGGTCTGAATCAGTTGATGAGTTTGTAAACATGTAGCTTTATTCTGTGGTTTGGATATGTTCCGACAGAGAAAAATCAAAGTGAACTCCCAAATGTGTCACTACAACTCATGTGAAAAAGTTCAGTCTGCTCATTGGCCAGATGTGTCTGGGGTGGGAGCATAAAAGTAAAGACAGGAAGAAAGTGTTGTGTGAGAAAATGGAAAATTTACATTCATTTCACAGCTAGTTGCTAGCTCGTGCAGAGGTTTGCACATCTATAGTAACTTTCCACATCAAGAATACAAAGCATGCGTGGCTATCTGTTCATTCTTTAGCTCAAACTTGTAGCACACACCTAGTAGTTGGTCTGGATCGGGGTTAGATCACATTTACCCCCAAAACAAACTGCACTGGGGTTTGTTTGGAACATACTGAGACTAACTCTTTTCAAAGGgtctcagtgttttttttttttttttgggggggggttgttaTGTCTGCACCTGAGTATGACTactgtgttcacacctgcacaaAACGAACCGCACCAAGTGGGAATGTCTTCTGCCAGCGTATTGCAGGGATCACGTCTATGCTGCAGCAGTCTCTGGAGGGTCTGCTGATTGAGGGCTTGCAGACATCGAATGTGGACATGGTACGTCACTGCTTGAGGACTTACGCCACCGTAGACAAGACTCGAGATGCTGAGGCCCTGGTAGGACAGGTGCTCGTCAAACCATATATGGACCAGGTAAATATGACACACATACCTCAGCTTTTTGCGTAAATatgttttagatattatctaaCATGAATGGGAGCATTATtagtttataataaatatggcagagaaaattctgactttttaaaaagacagattTCGATGAAATACTGAAAAAGAGATACAAAATTAATTTAATCCCCTGTCATGTTCTTTCTTTAGGTGATAGTTGAAGAAGTGGTAAAGTCCAGTCCAAGTGGTCTTCAGATGATGTACTCTAGACTTTTGGAGTTTGTTCCACACCACTGTAGACTGCTCAGAGAGGTGACTGGAGGAGCCATATCCAGGTATTAATGTTACGGGCGTATTCATCCAAAGCACATTCAGTGTCACTGCATTTAATATATGAACCAGGTTATGTGATTATCTTTACACCATTTTGGTAgctattttttttagttaagTGATGTCATTTCTTGGCCATATGCTTGGGGACAAATAAAAGGACATTTTGGGATAAATTTAAAGTTTAAGATTTGTGTCAAATAGGATATTTTTGTCCTAATTCTGAAAATTTGGGAGAACAATTTTGAAAAGCCAAAAAACAATATATTCTAATAGTTTCACTGAGTAGTGGCTTTCAATTTTTGTACAAAACTGATAATTTCTACTAGTATTATGAACACAAAGTAAGTCAGTGGCTATAATAGTGACTACTGAATAAAGTTTCAAAGCATATTTTAAATGTACCCTTTATTCTCAGTGACAGAGCTGACATAGTGCCAGGTTATGATTTCCTGGTGAACTCTGTTTGGCCAGAGATGGTCAAAGGCATAGAGGAAAGGTTGGCCTACATCTTTAACCCTGGAAACCCCGACATATTCTACGAGGTAAAGCTGCAGTGACACAATTAGactgtgtatgcatgtgtatggTCACATAATGCAAGGTTTGATTGTATAATTTTTTCTTGCGTTTCCTTTTCGTTTTATCATCTTTTTAGCGTTACAGTGTAACTATGGAGTTTGTGCAGAGGTTTGAACGACAGTGTAGCTCACAGGCCAGTGTGAAGAGACTGAGAATACACCCTTCATATACAAGCTTCCAGAACAAATGGAACCTGCCTGTCTACTTTCAGTTACGGTGAGTATTACCATAATACACTCAAACACTCTGTGTCTATTTTCCAGAAGaagtttgtcatttttataaaCATAAAGGGCCTTAACTGTTCAGTCATGTTCACAGTGTTACTTTAAGTATGTTTGTATATTGTATGTTTGTTACCCATAAGCTGAAAATCCAAAAACTTTTTAGGGAATTGGTTgaagtaacattttttttttaatgtagaatAAAAATCATACACAACTTTTAGTTATACATTTTTCTAACAATATtgatattatataaataaagatgtgtACAGCAtgtacttttgaaaaaaaaattgagtctTTCTTCAAGAACTTAAGAGAAATGTTTGGATTAAAATGGCAACCTGTCAGCAATTTTGGGGGATAATACAAGTTGGCAAATGGTCAGGAAGTTACTAAACATAGTCCATAAACATGCTGCTGGACCTTGGCTGAAAGGTGATTgatctctgtggaaaaatagaGAAGTTGTTTTTCAACCTCTTCCCACCCCCACAGACTCGCACACTGTAAAGCAtacaacacaaatacacacacacattcatcattGCACGTCAAGAGAAAGATTAGGGTTCATGTCTTTATTTCACAACCACCACGGTTAACCTTTTCTGGAAAGTTGAAAGTTTCCATTACACGTGTTGTTGTTTCACGCTATGAGCACGTACACATCAGAGCTGATGCAAGAAAGAAGCTGATAACAGATTGATTGTCTTCTTCCTTCCCTCTCTGTGTTGCtaattttgtttttccagaTACAAGGAAATTGCAGGACGTCTAGAGAATGCTATTAGTGATGGATTGGTGGCAGCACCAGGTggatttattgtattttttaaaattgtatttgaaTTTTATCTGTTCCTTATACAGTACTTAGAGTAACTATGTATCTGCTTACGTTCAGCTGGCAGTGCATACCACCTGCAGGTATCTGAGGTGGTGTGGTCCTGCTTAGTGAGATGTTGGTCAGACAATGTCTATCTGTCACCTCTGGCACATCGCTTCTGGAAGCTTACGCTGCAGCTGTACTCAAGATATGCCAAGTTTCTTGATGAGGTAAACTTAAAATATATgaatgattatttatttatgtgattatttatttattgattattttatttatttatgagatttaaaaaaatgccaaagaagCCAAATTAAAAGCCAGTTGTTATAACCTGTTTCTCATCTTGATTGTTGTCTTGTGCAGGTGCTGACTAAGTCTCCGCCCTCTGAGGTGACTAAGGAGCCAACCAGGCCTCTGCCGAGCTCAGCTTCTTCTACATCTAGCAGAACATCACTGGAGGAAGGCGGCAGTGAGAGTGGGAGTCCTGCCTCCCTGTCCACCAAACAGCTGGTTTACATTGCAGCAGACATCCAAAAACTGCAGGAGCAGGTGCTCACAAACAaactaattacatttttatctgTGTAGTTCCAACTTGTTTACATTTAATATATTACTGTTTAGCCTGATTTGCAGTTTCTTAAAGGATTTTCCTCTttagtttcctttttttcatctCACAATTGGCTTGTCTTTCTTTAGATCCCAGAGTTGTCAGAGATGGTCAGAAAGCGGTTTGAAGCCATTGGATTCAAAAACTTTTCTCTTGTGGAAGGTGACTTACAGTTTAGGTTCACTTCTTATGCAGTATTTCCTATCATTTCTTAAATCTCAGGTTTTTCCACTTCCTGATGTTAGCTCAAGTTGACTGTATGTGCATTAACGAGTGCTCTCCTCTATGTCAGATGCTCTAGCAGACTCCAAGGCTTCCCTGTCAAGCAGCATTCCCTCTCTGAACACTAGGATGACCCAGCATCTGACCGAACGCAGCTGTCGATTCCTGAAGAGTGCCTCAGAGGTTCCACGACTCTACCGCAGAACTAATAAAGTAAGAGAAGTTGCAATTATGTATACAAATGTCTTTATCCAATGTTTTCATAAGGTGCACTCTCACATATCATATCTTAGATGCCGTTGCGTTCAAATGGTTGTTTATGCAGGAAACACCATATGTAAAATTCAAAATCTTATCTTGGAAATGCACAACATATTCAACTCAAAATTAAGCTGAATTAACAACCATGGGTAGATTTTCTGTTTGATATTCAAATCCCAGAAGGCTTTTATTGAAATGAATAACGCTTCAGTATGGGGCTGATTTGATTTATTGATTGTGTGTAAAGTCGTGTAGTCACTGAGCATAAAGTTTCATTATGATTTTGTTGTAAATTGCAgtttcatcaaaaaaaaaaaagcaagagaaATTTACTGGACTTTTAAAtgctttgactttatttttctaTTGAACATGTGTGTTCTTGCATTCATTCACCAACTTGCATGGTAATTTGCTGCAAGCCCTTTCAGCACATCACTGCAGTGCTGCTGGACTTTGCATAACTACATACATCTGAAATAGTCTGTTATTCTGATTAATCAGTCATTTCTGTGGCAATGTTGGCAGACTCCTTTATTATTAGTGATTGATAATTGTAGAGTGAATATCAGAACAATATCTGCCAAGTCTTTATAATCAATGTGATCCAAATCATTGCAAAATGAGTTCCACTTTGTAAACTCGGTcaatatataaggcaaaacaatGCTAATCTGAGTTggttaaaatatattaaaaagaaactcATTAAATATCTCTAATTAAAGGTTTTTAGACATGTTGCACCTGTGactggttgtttttttgtctgatatttGATCCACTATACTTGTAACTATGTACCAACTTACACTGCAATACTCGCACAACAAAGCAAGTGGTTCACAATAA
This is a stretch of genomic DNA from Maylandia zebra isolate NMK-2024a linkage group LG13, Mzebra_GT3a, whole genome shotgun sequence. It encodes these proteins:
- the cog2 gene encoding conserved oligomeric Golgi complex subunit 2 isoform X1, which encodes MNLPKGPDSLCFDKDVFMKDDFDVDQFVAECRKQVQLEELREDLELYYKLLKTAMVELINKDYADFVNLSTNLVGMDKALNQLSVPLGQLREEVMSLRSCVSEVIQAIDNQLLKHEDLQKKKVCVMRLIQVVRSVEKIEKILHSQSSKESSSLEISSPLLAGQILERIATEFNQLQFHAVQSKGMPLLDKVRPRIAGITSMLQQSLEGLLIEGLQTSNVDMVRHCLRTYATVDKTRDAEALVGQVLVKPYMDQVIVEEVVKSSPSGLQMMYSRLLEFVPHHCRLLREVTGGAISSDRADIVPGYDFLVNSVWPEMVKGIEERLAYIFNPGNPDIFYERYSVTMEFVQRFERQCSSQASVKRLRIHPSYTSFQNKWNLPVYFQLRYKEIAGRLENAISDGLVAAPAGSAYHLQVSEVVWSCLVRCWSDNVYLSPLAHRFWKLTLQLYSRYAKFLDEVLTKSPPSEVTKEPTRPLPSSASSTSSRTSLEEGGSESGSPASLSTKQLVYIAADIQKLQEQIPELSEMVRKRFEAIGFKNFSLVEDALADSKASLSSSIPSLNTRMTQHLTERSCRFLKSASEVPRLYRRTNKDIPVRASAYMDNALRPLHQLLTDSTGLVTPHTAQEWLRVSLSECTQKYYETISEVLSSVRKMEESLKRLKQARKGAAATTTAGANGGLTDDGKIRLQLALDVEYLGEQIQKMGLQPTDISMFSTLMDLVKEARELAEQNQ
- the cog2 gene encoding conserved oligomeric Golgi complex subunit 2 isoform X2 is translated as MADRAAKDDFDVDQFVAECRKQVQLEELREDLELYYKLLKTAMVELINKDYADFVNLSTNLVGMDKALNQLSVPLGQLREEVMSLRSCVSEVIQAIDNQLLKHEDLQKKKVCVMRLIQVVRSVEKIEKILHSQSSKESSSLEISSPLLAGQILERIATEFNQLQFHAVQSKGMPLLDKVRPRIAGITSMLQQSLEGLLIEGLQTSNVDMVRHCLRTYATVDKTRDAEALVGQVLVKPYMDQVIVEEVVKSSPSGLQMMYSRLLEFVPHHCRLLREVTGGAISSDRADIVPGYDFLVNSVWPEMVKGIEERLAYIFNPGNPDIFYERYSVTMEFVQRFERQCSSQASVKRLRIHPSYTSFQNKWNLPVYFQLRYKEIAGRLENAISDGLVAAPAGSAYHLQVSEVVWSCLVRCWSDNVYLSPLAHRFWKLTLQLYSRYAKFLDEVLTKSPPSEVTKEPTRPLPSSASSTSSRTSLEEGGSESGSPASLSTKQLVYIAADIQKLQEQIPELSEMVRKRFEAIGFKNFSLVEDALADSKASLSSSIPSLNTRMTQHLTERSCRFLKSASEVPRLYRRTNKDIPVRASAYMDNALRPLHQLLTDSTGLVTPHTAQEWLRVSLSECTQKYYETISEVLSSVRKMEESLKRLKQARKGAAATTTAGANGGLTDDGKIRLQLALDVEYLGEQIQKMGLQPTDISMFSTLMDLVKEARELAEQNQ
- the cog2 gene encoding conserved oligomeric Golgi complex subunit 2 isoform X3, translating into MRLIQVVRSVEKIEKILHSQSSKESSSLEISSPLLAGQILERIATEFNQLQFHAVQSKGMPLLDKVRPRIAGITSMLQQSLEGLLIEGLQTSNVDMVRHCLRTYATVDKTRDAEALVGQVLVKPYMDQVIVEEVVKSSPSGLQMMYSRLLEFVPHHCRLLREVTGGAISSDRADIVPGYDFLVNSVWPEMVKGIEERLAYIFNPGNPDIFYERYSVTMEFVQRFERQCSSQASVKRLRIHPSYTSFQNKWNLPVYFQLRYKEIAGRLENAISDGLVAAPAGSAYHLQVSEVVWSCLVRCWSDNVYLSPLAHRFWKLTLQLYSRYAKFLDEVLTKSPPSEVTKEPTRPLPSSASSTSSRTSLEEGGSESGSPASLSTKQLVYIAADIQKLQEQIPELSEMVRKRFEAIGFKNFSLVEDALADSKASLSSSIPSLNTRMTQHLTERSCRFLKSASEVPRLYRRTNKDIPVRASAYMDNALRPLHQLLTDSTGLVTPHTAQEWLRVSLSECTQKYYETISEVLSSVRKMEESLKRLKQARKGAAATTTAGANGGLTDDGKIRLQLALDVEYLGEQIQKMGLQPTDISMFSTLMDLVKEARELAEQNQ